One Salvia splendens isolate huo1 chromosome 12, SspV2, whole genome shotgun sequence genomic window carries:
- the LOC121759318 gene encoding classical arabinogalactan protein 9-like encodes MASNLLLFTAVICIAAAAVNGQSPTNSPAPPTPTTPAPPTPTPPTATPPPVTTTPPPAATPPPVTTTPPPAATPPPVSSPPPVASPPPVATAPPSAATPPPTPVASPPPPVNTPPPASPPPAVPPPASPPPPVPSPPPPAAPTPAPLASPPASVPAAAPSPLLSSPPSPPTGAPGPSLPGLSPAPSATDQSGANPVGVAQMVSGSTILGWALMFLFWA; translated from the exons ATGGCTTCCAACCTGCTATTGTTCACCGCCGTGATCTGcattgccgccgccgccgtcaaCGGCCAATCTCCTACAAATTCTCCTGCTCCGCCCACTCCAACCACTCCAGCTCCACCAACTCCCACTCCCCCCACCGCTACGCCGCCTCCAGTCACCACCACTCCTCCTCCAGCAGCAACGCCGCCTCCGGTCACCACTACTCCGCCGCCAGCAGCGACTCCGCCACCGGTGTCATCGCCGCCGCCAGTAGCCTCGCCTCCCCCGGTGGCCACCGCTCCTCCATCCGCCGCCACTCCGCCTCCTACTCCGGTcgcctctcctcctcctccggtGAATACTCCGCCGCCTGCGTCGCCTCCGCCGGCGGTTCCTCCTCCAgcttcgccgccgccgccggtgcCATCACCGCCGCCTCCGGCTGCGCCTACGCCGGCTCCGCTTGCTTCCCCGCCAGCTTCGGTTCCAGCTGCGGCTCCGTCGCCGCTGCTGTCGAGCCCTCCGTCGCCGCCGACCGGAGCTCCGGGGCCCAGTCTCCCCGGCCTCTCTCCTGCTCCGTCCGCCACAGATCAG AGCGGAGCAAATCCAGTGGGTGTGGCGCAGATGGTCAGTGGCAGCACTATTTTGGGCTGGGCTTTGATGTTTTTGTTCTGGGCTTAG
- the LOC121759316 gene encoding putative pentatricopeptide repeat-containing protein At3g08820, whose translation MATLEINAALFQSLKSFIQLKNVHARLFRFNLHQDRFILNMLLKSAFHFNRPDYAAALFSETQPNFHLYHTMIRGLVSRDHFDDAIKYFHVMYREGYWANNFIFAFVLKCCLKNMDIKLGMNVHSLIVKQGCEYDSQASTGLVGLYSKLERLVDARKVFDEMPEKNVVSWAAVMNGYVSFGRFKEAIDLFRESLEAGLKPDSYTLVRALSACSQLGDLVVGEWIHKNVVDSGMGLNVFVNTALVDMFVKCGNMEKARAIFDGMHERDVVTWGTMVQGYAAYGFPKEALEVFGMMLSENLGLDHYVIVGVLSACARLGALELGKRACSMMDWNVFMCNPVVGTALIDMYAKCGEMALAWEVFEGMKTKDLVVFNAIISGLAMTGHTKTAFSCFGLVQKCGWNGDGNTFLGLLCGCVHAGLVDDGHRFFNGMSDLYSLDPTIEHYGSMVDLLARAGLLNEAHDMILNMPMNANAIVWGALLAGCQMHKNTRLAEHVLQHLIKLEPWNSGNYVLLSNIYSANKKWDESESIRAVMQEQGIQKVRGCSWIEVDSIVHEFLVGDTSHAVSDGIYVKLSELARELRAAGFVPSTEYVLFDVEEEEKEQFLGCHSEKLALAFGLIATEENCVIRIVKNLRVCGDCHAFIKLVSKITGREIIVRDTNRFHHFVNGWCSCRDYW comes from the coding sequence ATGGCGACACTGGAGATCAACGCGGCTCTGTTTCAAAGCTTGAAATCTTTCATCCAGCTCAAGAATGTGCACGCCCGTCTCTTTCGATTCAACCTTCATCAGGACCGATTTATTCTCAACATGCTTCTAAAATCCGCTTTTCATTTCAACCGCCCCGACTACGCCGCAGCGCTATTCAGCGAGACGCAGCCCAATTTCCATTTATACCACACCATGATTCGTGGGCTTGTTTCAAGAGATCATTTTGACGACGCCATTAAATACTTTCACGTGATGTACCGCGAGGGATATTGGGCTAACAATTTCATATTCGCTTTTGTTCTGAAATGTTGCTTGAAGAATATGGACATTAAACTTGGTATGAATGttcattctttgattgtgaaaCAAGGTTGTGAATATGATTCACAGGCGAGTACTGGATTAGTTGGATTGTATTCAAAATTGGAGCGTCTGGTTGATGCGCGGAAGGTGTTCGATGAAATGCCTGAGAAGAATGTTGTTTCGTGGGCTGCGGTTATGAACGGGTATGTTAGCTTTGGGAGGTTCAAGGAGGCTATTGACTTGTTTAGGGAGTCGCTGGAGGCGGGTTTGAAGCCGGATAGCTATACACTTGTTAGAGCATTATCTGCTTGCAGTCAGCTAGgagatttggtggttggagagtgGATTCATAAAAATGTGGTGGATAGTGGGATGGGGCTGAATGTGTTTGTTAATACTGCGTTGGTGGATATGTTTGTCAAGTGTGGAAATATGGAGAAAGCACGTGCCATATTTGATGGGATGCACGAGAGAGATGTTGTTACTTGGGGCACTATGGTGCAAGGTTATGCAGCCTATGGTTTTCCAAAGGAGGCTTTGGAAGTATTTGGTATGATGCTGAGTGAGAATTTAGGGCTGGATCACTATGTCATTGTTGGGGTGCTCTCTGCTTGTGCCAGGCTTGGGGCTTTGGAGCTCGGGAAACGGGCTTGCAGCATGATGGATTGGAACGTGTTTATGTGCAATCCTGTTGTGGGGACTGCCTTGATTGACATGTATGCCAAATGTGGTGAAATGGCTCTAGCTTGGGAGGTTTTTGAAGGAATGAAAACCAAGGATCTTGTCGTTTTCAATGCCATCATTTCTGGTCTAGCTATGACTGGCCATACTAAAACGGCATTTAGTTGCTTTGGTTTGGTCCAGAAATGTGGATGGAATGGTGACGGGAACACGTTTCTTGGTTTACTCTGTGGATGTGTTCATGCCGGACTTGTTGATGATGGTCATCGTTTCTTCAATGGAATGAGTGACTTATACTCTTTGGATCCTACTATTGAGCATTATGGAAGCATGGTCGATCTTCTTGCTCGAGCTGGTTTATTAAACGAAGCTCATGATATGATCTTGAATATGCCAATGAATGCCAACGCCATAGTTTGGGGAGCTCTGTTGGCTGGATGTCAGATGCACAAGAATACTCGATTGGCTGAGCATGTATTGCAGCATTTAATCAAATTGGAGCCGTGGAACTCAGGGAACTACGtccttttatcaaatatttacTCGGCTAATAAGAAATGGGATGAATCAGAGAGTATTAGGGCAGTCATGCAAGAGCAAGGGATTCAGAAAGTGCGCGGCTGTAGTTGGATAGAGGTGGACAGTATTGTGCACGAGTTCCTCGTTGGAGACACATCCCATGCTGTGTCAGATGGGATATATGTTAAACTCTCTGAGCTGGCCAGAGAACTAAGAGCAGCTGGTTTTGTGCCTAGCACGGAATATGTGCTGTTCGATGTagaagaggaggagaaggagcAGTTCTTGGGCTGTCACAGTGAGAAGTTGGCGCTTGCATTTGGCCTAATTGCAACGGAAGAAAATTGTGTTATCCGGATAGTTAAAAACCTCCGTGTATGTGGCGATTGCCATGCATTCATCAAGCTCGTGTCGAAGATTACAGGGAGGGAAATTATTGTTCGTGATACTAACCGTTTCCATCATTTTGTCAATGGGTGGTGCTCGTGCAGAGATTATTGGTGA